The genomic segment CAACCTGGCATAATTCCTTTATCAATATCGATGTTTAAGTCCAAAACTCCTGCAATAGACAAAGTAGAACCCGGATTTGCATTTACATATACAGTAACGGCTGCTGCAATAATTCCCATCACTTTTTGCGAATCATTTCCTCCATGGCCTAAACTAAAAGCGGCAGAAGACAGTAATTGCATTTTCTTAAGTATAGCTTCGGCTTTTGCCGTAGAAAATGAACTGAAAAATAAATTGAAAATTGCCAAACTATAAAAAATTATAGCAACCAAAAACCATTTAATATTGTGAGGTTCACTTAAAAAATACCAAAAGGAATTATGAAAAAGAGCCTTTTCTGGCACATAATCAAAAACTAGGACTAAAGATAAAAACCAAGCCACTATTAGCATCAATGAAACGGTTAGAAGCTTAGGATAGATATTTTTCTTGGAAGAATACATCAACCAAAGAGAGATAAAATAGGAAATAATCATTCCTAGCAGAGGAGCAAAAACGATAAATATTATTACGATTAATACTCCAGAGGGTAATAATTCTCCTTCTTTAGCTGCTTTCAACCAATTTACGATTTTAAAGCCTGCATGTTCAGGATCAGTAACACCTCTAAAACCATGCGCTATTGCCGCTCCCGCAAAACCTCCAATTAAGGTATGTGATGATGAAGACGGAATTCCTTTCCACCAAGTAAAAAGATTCCAAATAATGGCCGCAATAACACCCGCTAAAATTACTGAAAGATCAATATAATCTGGATTAGCAGTCTTAGCTACTGTATTAGCAACTCCAAAACCAAAAACCCAATAGGCTAAAAAATTAAAAAAAGCGGCCCAAACAACTGCTTGAAAAGGAGTCAATACTTTGGTAGCAACTATAGTTGCAATAGAATTTGCAGCATCATGAAATCCATTGATATAATCAAAGACTAATGCTAACAATATGATAATAATTAATAAAGTAAAATCCATAGATGTATATCAGTAAACTGAAATTAATTAAGAATGTTTTACTGCAATTGATTCTAAAACACTAGCAACACTTTTACATTTATCAGTAGCTGACTCTAAAACAGACAATACTTCTTTGTATTTAATTACATTGATAGCATCCGTTTCATTTTCAAAAATTTCAAATACAGCTTTGTTATAAACACCGTCTGATTTGTTTTCCAACTTACTTATCTTAGAACAAGCGCTAGTGATGTTCTTAACCGACTTTAAATCTTTTAACTCTCTAACTGCCAATTCAATATTTTGACAAGCTTCTAAGTTAATTTCAGTTAACTTTCGGATTGATTTTGTAATCTTATCTACATGATAAAGTCTCATTCTACTTGCAGCACCTTGAAGATTATCAGCAACATTGTCAATAGAAATAATAAGAGAATAGATATCTTCTCTATCAAATGGAGTAATGAAATTTCTACTCAACTCAAGATTTGTTTGGCGAGTAATATCTTCACCTTTTTGTTCTAATTCATCAATCTTTTGAAAAAGAGCTTCTCTTTCTTTTAATGGCAAATTAACTGCTTCA from the Flavobacterium ammonificans genome contains:
- a CDS encoding inorganic phosphate transporter; translation: MDFTLLIIIILLALVFDYINGFHDAANSIATIVATKVLTPFQAVVWAAFFNFLAYWVFGFGVANTVAKTANPDYIDLSVILAGVIAAIIWNLFTWWKGIPSSSSHTLIGGFAGAAIAHGFRGVTDPEHAGFKIVNWLKAAKEGELLPSGVLIVIIFIVFAPLLGMIISYFISLWLMYSSKKNIYPKLLTVSLMLIVAWFLSLVLVFDYVPEKALFHNSFWYFLSEPHNIKWFLVAIIFYSLAIFNLFFSSFSTAKAEAILKKMQLLSSAAFSLGHGGNDSQKVMGIIAAAVTVYVNANPGSTLSIAGVLDLNIDIDKGIMPGWIPLTCYSVIAIGTLSGGWKIVKTMGSKITKVNAFEGVVAESAGAVTLFLTEHFKIPVSTTHTITGSIIGVGVTKRVSAVRWGVTVSLLWAWILTIPVSAVLAAVTYYVINLFLN
- a CDS encoding DUF47 domain-containing protein translates to MSINSFFQFLVPKDKKFFPLFEEATTNLVQLASYLHEAVNLPLKEREALFQKIDELEQKGEDITRQTNLELSRNFITPFDREDIYSLIISIDNVADNLQGAASRMRLYHVDKITKSIRKLTEINLEACQNIELAVRELKDLKSVKNITSACSKISKLENKSDGVYNKAVFEIFENETDAINVIKYKEVLSVLESATDKCKSVASVLESIAVKHS